The Meriones unguiculatus strain TT.TT164.6M chromosome 1, Bangor_MerUng_6.1, whole genome shotgun sequence genome has a segment encoding these proteins:
- the Pcnx3 gene encoding pecanex-like protein 3 isoform X7, whose translation MRVPGGGRAQQRLGHGVSGVADPAPGGVGLAHWRLVLRSAPEHLLQLLPPLCLDLLARLSLLAVHGPAPQLDGGWSVLPGSSCHLRHHQDCELSPARHVRPRRDRGEAQLHPGGAGRGGWPGGQQPPQGPRRGDDSVPESQLHTPCTLQFPAFCVWLQPGFGIAAPDGGFWAPQSSGAVVADIKELVREQGSNNVIVTSADREMLKLSSQEKLIGDLPQTPPGVVPDPSLPSTDSSERSPLAGDGVPWGGSSVADTPMSPLLKGSLSQELSKSFLTLTRPDRALVRTSSRREQCRGTGGYQPLDRRGSGDPTPQKAGSSDSCFSGTDRETLSSFKSEKTNSTHLDSPPGGHAPEGSDTDPPSEAELPASPDAGVPSDDTLRSFDTVIGAGTPPGQAEPLLVVRPKDLALLRPNKRRPPLRGNSPPGRAPRRPLLEGSGFFEDEDSSEGSELSPASSLRSQRRYSTDSSSCTSCYSPESSQGAAGGPRKRRAPHGAEEGTAVPPKRPYGTQRTPSTASAKTHARVLSMDGAGGDVLRAPLAGSKAELEAQPGVELAAGEPVVLPAEAHRGPAANQPGWRGELQEEGAVGGAPEETGQRECTSNVRRAQAIRRRHNAGSNPTPPASVMGSPPSSLQETQRGRAASHSRALTLPSALHFASSLLLTRAGPNVHEASNFDDTSEGAVHYFYDESGVRRSYTFGLAGGGYENPVGQPGEQAANGAWDRHSHSSSFHSADVPEATGGLNLLQPRPVVLQGMQEQTLMEEAPPRAQHSYKYWFLPGRWTSVRYERLALLALLDRTRGIMENIFGVGLSSLVAFLGYLLLLKGFFTDIWVFQFCLVIASCQYSLLKSVQPDAASPMHGHNWVIAYSRPVYFCICCLLIWMLDALGTAQPFPPVSLYGLTLFSASFFFCARDVATVFTLCFPFVFLLGLLPQVNTCLMYLLEQIDMHGFGGTAATSPLTAVFSLTRSLLAAALLYGFCLGAIKTPWPEQHVPVLFSVFCGLLVALSYHLSRQSSDPTVLWSLVRSKLFPELEERSLETARAEPPDPLPEKMRQSVREVLHSDLVMCVVIAVLTFAISASTVFIALKSVLGFVLYAVAGAVGFFTHYLLPQLRKQLPWFCLSQPVLKPLEYSQYEVRGAAQVMWFEKLYAGLQCVEKYLIYPAVVLNALTVDAHTVVSHPDKFCLYCRALLMTVAGLKLLRSAFCCPPQQYLTLAFTVLLFHFDYPRLSQGFLLDYFLMSLLCSKLWDLLYKLRFVLTYIAPWQITWGSAFHAFAQPFAVPHSAMLFLQALLSGLFSTPLNPLLGSAVFIMSYARPLKFWERDYNTKRVDHSNTRLVTQLDRNPGADDNNLNSIFYEHLTRSLQHTLCGDLVLGRWGNYGPGDCFVLASDYLNALVHLIEVGNGLITFQLRGLEFRGTYCQQREVEAITEGVEEDEGCCCCEPGHLPRVLSFNAAFGQRWLAWEVTASKYVLEGYSISDNNAASMLQVFDLRKILITYYVKSIIYYVSRSPKLETWLSHEGITAALRPVRALGYADSDPTFSLSVDEDYDLRLSGLSLPSFCAVHLEWIQYCASRRSQPVDQDWNSPLVTLCFGLCVLGRRALGTASHSMSASLEPFLYGLHALFKGDFRITSPRDEWVFADMDLLHRVVAPGVRMALKLHQDHFTSPDEYEEPATLYDAIAANEERLVISHEGDPAWRSAILSNTPSLLALRHVMDDASDEYKIIMLNRRHLSFRVIKVNRECVRGLWAGQQQELVFLRNRNPERGSIQNAKQALRNMINSSCDQPLGYPIYVSPLTTSLAGSHPQLRALWGGPVSLGAIARWLLRSWERLHKGCGAGCNSGGNVDDSDCGGGGGLTSLSNNPPLAHPTPENTAGGSEQPLPPGPSWGPRPSLSGSGDGRPPPLLQWPPPRLPGPPPASPAPTEGPRPSRPPGPGLLSSEGPSGKWSLGGRKGLGGPDGEPASGSPKGGTPKSQAPLDLSLSPDVSSEASPARTTQDIPCLDSSAPESGTPSGAPGDWPVPVEERESPAAQPLLEHQY comes from the exons CCCCTCAGAG CTCTGGTGCTGTGGTTGCAGACATCAAGGAGCTGGTACGGGAGCAGGGCAGCAACAATGTGATTGTGACCTCTGCCGACCGAGAGATGCTGAAGCTCAGCTCTCAGGAGAAACTGA TTGGAGACCTTCCCCAGACACCCCCAGGGGTTGTCCCAGACCCCTCTCTCCCCAGTACGGATTCTTCCGAGCGTTCTCCCCTGGCTGGAGATGGTGTGCCCTGGGGTGGGAGCAGTGTGGCTGATACTCCCATGAGCCCCTTACTGAAAGGGAGCCTCAGCCAGGAGCTAAGCAAGAGCTTCCTGACCCTGACCCGGCCTGACCGGGCCCTAGTGAGGACCAGTAGTCGACGGGAACAGTGTCGGGGAACTGGAGGCTACCAGCCCCTGGACCGGAGGGGCTCAGGTGACCCCACACCCCAGAAAGCTGGCTCTTCAGATTCTTGCTTCAGTGGCACTGACAGGGAGACCCTGAGCAGCTTCAAGAGTGAGAAGACCAACTCTACGCACCTGGATAGCCCCCCTGGTGGACATGCCCCTGAGGGCAGCGACACAGACCCTCCATCGGAGGCTGAGCTGCCTGCCTCCCCAGATGCTGGGGTTCCCTCGGATGATACACTTCGTTCCTTTGACACAGTCATTGGAGCAGGGACGCCACCCGGCCAAGCTGAGCCGCTCCTGGTTGTGCGGCCCAAGGACTTGGCCCTGCTTCGGCCTAACAAACGGCGGCCCCCCTTGCGCGGAAACTCCCCACCTGGTCGTGCCCCAAGACGGCCCTTGCTAGAGGGTTCTGGCTTTTTTGAAGATGAAGACAGCAGCGAAGGTAGTGAGCTGAGTCCAGCGTCCAGCCTCCGGTCTCAGCGCCGTTATAGTACCGACAGCTCCTCGTGCACTTCTTGCTACTCCCCTGAGAGCTCCCAGGGAGCAGCAGGGGGTCCTCGGAAGCGGCGGGCCCCTCATGGGGCTGAAGAAGGAACTGCTGTGCCCCCTAAGCGGCCCTATGGGACTCAGCGGACACCCAGTACTGCCAGTGCCAAAACTCACGCACGTGTGCTGAGCATGGACGGGGCAGGGGGTGATGTCTTGCGGGCTCCCCTGGCTGGCTCCAAGGCCGAGCTGGAGGCCCAGCCAGGGGTGGAGCTGGCTGCTGGTGAGCCTGTTGTGCTGCCTGCCGAAGCCCATAGGGGACCTGCTGCCAACCAGCCTGGCTGGCGGGGGGAGCTGCAGGAGGAAGGTGCTGTGGGGGGAG CTCCTGAGGAAACAGGTCAGCGGGAATGCACAAGCAATGTGAGGCGAGCTCAAGCCATCCGGAGACGACACAATGCAGGCAGCAACCCTACCCCTCCAGCCTCCGTCATGGGCTCACCACCTAG CAGCCTGCAGGAGACTCAGCGGGGCCGGGCTGCTTCCCACTCCCGGGCACTCACTCTGCCCTCCGCTCTGCACTTTGCCTCTTCTCTGCTGCTTACCCGAGCTGGCCCCAACGTGCATGAAGCCAGCAACTTCGACGACACCTCTGAGGGCGCTGTGCACTATTTCTACGATGAGAGCG GTGTGCGGCGGTCATATACCTTTGGCCTAGCTGGAGGCGGCTACGAGAACCCTGTGGGGCAGCCAGGGGAGCAGGCAGCCAATGGAGCCTG GGACCGTCACTCGCATTCCTCCAGCTTCCACTCAGCTGATGTGCCCGAAGCCACAGGAGGCCTGAACCTGCTGCAGCCGAGGCCAGTGGTTCTTCAGGGCATGCAG GAGCAGACCTTGATGGAGGAAGCACCACCCCGGGCTCAGCACAGCTACAAGTACTGGTTTCTTCCCGGCCGTTGGACCTCTGTGCGCTATGAGCGGCTGGCCCTGTTGGCCCTGTTGGACCG GACGCGGGGGATAATGGAGAACATTTTCGGCGTTGGATTGAGCAGCCTGGTTGCCTTCCTGGGATACCTGTTGCTGCTCAAGGGCTTCTTCACTGACATCTGGGTCTTCCAGTTCTGCCTGGTCATCGCCTCCTGTCAGTACTCCTTGCTCAAG AGCGTGCAGCCTGATGCAGCATCTCCCATGCAT GGCCACAACTGGGTGATTGCATACAGCCGGCCCGTCTACTTCTGCATCTGCTGTCTACTCATCTGGATGTTGGACGCCCTGGGTACTGCTCAGCCCTTCCCACCTGTCTCTCTCTACGGCCTcacgctcttctctgcttctttcttcttctgcgCCCGAGACGTGGCCACTG TGTTCACCTTGTGCTTCCCATTCGTCTTCCTGCTGGGCCTCCTGCCCCAGGTCAACACCTGCCTCATGTACCTCCTGGAGCAGATAGATATGCACGGCTTTGGGGGCACAG CTGCCACCAGCCCGCTCACGGCGGTCTTCAGCCTCACCCGAAGCCTGCTGGCTGCTGCCCTGCTTTATGGCTTCTGCCTTGGGGCCATCAAG ACACCTTGGCCGGAGCAGCACGTCCCTGTCCTCTTCTCAGTCTTCTGTGGCCTCCTGGTGGCCCTGTCCTACCATCTGAGCCGGCAGAGCAGTGACCCCACTGTGCTCTG GTCTCTAGTGCGGAGTAAGCTTTTCCCTGAGCTGGAGGAGCGGAGCCTAGAGACAGCCCGTGCAGAGCCCCCAGACCCACTGCCAGAGAAGATGCGTCAGTCAGTG CGTGAAGTCCTGCACTCCGACCTGGTGATGTGTGTGGTGATTGCAGTGCTCACCTTTGCCATCAGCGCCAGCACCGTCTTCATTGCCCTGAAG TCTGTGCTGGGCTTCGTGTTGTATGCAGTGGCGGGAGCTGTGGGCTTCTTCACACACTACTTGCTGCCGCAGCTCCGCAAACAGCTGCCCTGGTTCTGCCTCTCCCAGCCTGTGCTGAAGCCACTGGAATACAGCCAGTATGAAGTGCGAG GCGCTGCCCAGGTGATGTGGTTTGAGAAGCTCTATGCTGGCCTGCAGTGTGTTGAGAAGTACCTCATCTACCCTGCTGTGGTTCTCAACGCTCTCACTGTGGACGCCCACACAGTCGTCAGCCACCCAGACAAATTCTGCCTCTA CTGCCGGGCATTGCTGATGACTGTGGCGGGGCTGAAGCTGCTACGCTCAGCCTTCTGTTGCCCACCCCAGCAGTACCTGACCTTGGCCTTCACCGTCCTGCTCTTCCACTTTGACTACCCGAGGCTCTCGCAGGGCTTTCTGCTCGACTACTTCCTTATGTCCCTGCTCTGCAGCAAG CTATGGGACCTGCTGTACAAGCTGCGTTTTGTGCTGACCTACATCGCACCCTGGCAGATCACCTGGGGCTCAGCCTTCCATGCCTTTGCCCAGCCCTTCGCTGTACCAC ACTCAGCCATGCTGTTCCTCCAGGCCCTGCTCTCAGGGCTCTTCTCCACACCACTCAACCCTCTGCTGGGCAGTGCTGTCTTCATCATGTCCTATGCGAGGCCCCTCAAGTTCTGGGAGAGGGACTACAA CACTAAACGTGTGGATCATTCCAACACCCGCCTAGTGACACAGCTGGACCGGAACCCAG GCGCTGATGACAACAACCTCAACTCCATCTTCTATGAGCACTTGACACGCTCGCTGCAGCACACCCTGTGTGGGGACCTGGTGCTGGGCCGCTGGGGCAACTATGGCCCTGGTGACTGCTTTGTCCTGGCCTCTGACTACCTCAACGCGCTGGTGCACCTCATTGAGGTTGGCAATGGCCTCATCACCTTCCAGCTGCGTGGCCTTGAGTTCCGGG GCACATACTGCCAGCAGCGTGAGGTGGAGGCCATCACTGAAGGTGTGGAGGAAGATGAGGGATGCTGCTGCTGTGAGCCTGGCCACCTTCCCCGGGTCCTGTCCTTCAATGCTGCCTTTGGGCagcgctggctggcctgggaggtAACAGCCAGCAAGTATGTGCTGGAAGGCTACAGCATTAGTGACAACAACGCTGCCTCCATGCTGCAGGTGTTTGACCTCCGCAAGATCCTCATCACTTACTATGTCAAG AGCATCATCTACTATGTGAGCCGCTCTCCAAAGCTCGAGACCTGGCTGAGCCACGAGGGCATCACGGCTGCCCTACGGCCTGTGCGAGCCCTTGGTTATGCTGACTCAGACCCTACCTTCTCACTGAGTGTTGATGAAGACTATGACCTTCGCCTGTCTGGCCTCTCGCTGCCATCCTTCTGTGCTGTTCACCTTGAGTGGATCCAGTACTGTGCCTCTCGGCGCAGCCAG CCCGTGGACCAGGATTGGAACTCACCGTTGGTCACACTATGCTTTGGCCTGTGTGTGCTGGGTCGCAGGGCCCTGGGAACAGCCTCACACAGCATGTCTGCCAG CCTGGAGcccttcctctatggcctgcatGCCCTGTTCAAGGGTGACTTTCGAATCACCTCCCCTCGTGATGAGTGGGTCTTTGCTGACATGGACCTGCTTCACCGAGTGGTGGCACCTGGGGTTCGCATGGCCCTCAAGCTCCACCAG GACCATTTCACATCTCCTGATGAGTATGAGGAGCCAGCAACCCTGTATGATGCCATTGCGGCCAATGAGGAGCGGCTAGTCATCTCCCATGAGGGCGACCCTGCCTGGCGCAGTGCCATCCTTAGCAACACTCCCTCCCTGCTGGCACTGCGCCACGTCATGGACGATGCTTCCGATGAGTACAAGATCATCATGCTCAACCGGCGCCACCTCAGCTTCCGGGTCATCAAG GTAAACCGAGAGTGTGTGCGTGGGCTGTGGGCCgggcagcagcaggagctggtgttcCTGCGGAACCGCAACCCTGAGCGCGGCAGCATCCAGAACGCCAAGCAGGCCCTCCGCAACATGATCAACTCCTCCTGCGACCAGCCTCTGGGCTACCCCATCTACGTGTCACCTCTCACCACATCTCTGGCTGGCAGCCACCCCCAGCTGCGGGCGCTGTGGGGTGGCCCTGTCAGCCTAGGTGCCATTGCTCGATGGCTCCTGCGCAGCTGGGAGAG ACTTCATAAGGGCTGTGGCGCTGGCTGCAATAGTGGTGGAAATGTGGATGACTCAGACTGTGGTGGGGGTGGTGGCCTGACCTCCCTCAGCAATAATCCCCCCTTGGCACACCCCACGCCTGAAAACACAGCAG GCGGCAGTGAGCAGCCCCTCCCACCAGGTCCTAGCTGGGGGCCACGGCCTTCCCTCAGTGGCTCTGGAGATGGACGGCCCCCTCCTCTGCTGCAGTGGCCTCCCCCTCGGCTCCCTGGACCACCTCCTGCTTCACCTGCGCCCACTGAGGGTCCCCGGCCATCTAGACCTCCTGGCCCTGGTCTTCTCAGTTCTGAGGGGCCCAGTGGGAAGTGGAGTCTGGGGGGTCGGAAGGGACTAGGAGGACCTGATGGGGAGCCAGCCTCAGGGAGCCCCAAAGGAGGTACCCCCAAATCTCAG GCCCCTCTAGACCTCAGCCTCAGTCCTGATGTCAGCTCTGAGGCCTCACCTGCCAGAACAACCCAGGACATTCCTTGCTTGGACAGCAGTGCCCCTGAGAGTGGCACACCTTCCGGCGCCCCAGGTGACTGGCCTGTCCCTGTTGAGGAACGGGAGAGCCCGGCTGCCCAGCCCTTACTGGAGCATCAGTACTGA